One segment of Nostoc piscinale CENA21 DNA contains the following:
- the rsgA gene encoding small ribosomal subunit biogenesis GTPase RsgA, whose product MAVATDGQLLGTVLAVQANFYRVQLDQDNREIAPAHLPILLCTRRTRLKKIGQQVMVGDRVVIEEPDWAGGRGAIAEVLPRTGQLDRPAIANVNQIMLVFAVADPPLEAYQLSRFLVKAESTGWDVVLCLNKSDLISAQEQQEISDRLLGWGYQPLFISVQNQINLDQVITHLSHKTTVIAGPSGVGKSSLINALIPDINLRVGEVSGKLARGRHTTRHVELFELPDGGLLADTPGFNQPDLDAQPEELVYYFPEVRKLLEVNHCRFSDCLHRDEPDCAVRGNWERYEHYLEFLEEAIARQTQLNQQADPESTLKLKTKGKGQSKYEPKLESKKYRRISRKTQLQALQDLYQDSEE is encoded by the coding sequence ATGGCTGTTGCTACTGATGGACAGTTACTGGGTACAGTTTTAGCTGTACAAGCCAATTTTTACAGGGTACAGCTAGATCAAGACAATAGGGAGATAGCTCCTGCACATCTCCCTATACTTTTGTGTACCCGCAGAACCAGGTTAAAGAAAATTGGACAGCAGGTGATGGTGGGCGATCGCGTGGTGATAGAAGAACCAGATTGGGCTGGTGGACGCGGTGCGATCGCAGAAGTTTTACCCCGCACTGGACAATTAGACCGGCCTGCGATCGCTAATGTCAACCAAATTATGTTGGTATTTGCTGTTGCTGATCCACCCTTAGAAGCTTATCAATTAAGTCGATTTTTAGTGAAAGCTGAGTCTACTGGTTGGGATGTGGTTTTGTGTTTGAATAAAAGCGATTTAATCTCAGCCCAAGAACAGCAAGAAATTAGCGATCGCCTCTTGGGTTGGGGTTATCAACCGTTATTTATTAGTGTGCAGAATCAAATTAATCTTGACCAAGTAATCACTCATCTTAGTCATAAAACTACGGTAATTGCTGGGCCTTCTGGTGTGGGGAAATCCAGCTTAATTAATGCCTTAATTCCTGATATTAACCTGCGAGTCGGAGAAGTTTCTGGTAAACTTGCCCGTGGTCGTCATACAACTCGCCATGTAGAATTATTTGAATTACCTGATGGTGGTTTGCTAGCAGATACCCCTGGCTTTAATCAACCAGATTTGGATGCTCAACCAGAAGAATTAGTTTACTATTTTCCTGAAGTCAGAAAACTATTAGAAGTGAATCACTGTCGATTTAGTGATTGTTTGCATCGAGACGAGCCTGATTGCGCCGTGCGGGGAAATTGGGAACGCTATGAACATTATCTAGAGTTTTTGGAGGAAGCGATCGCCAGACAAACCCAATTGAACCAACAAGCCGATCCTGAATCTACCTTGAAGTTAAAAACCAAAGGTAAAGGACAGAGTAAATACGAACCCAAACTAGAAAGTAAAAAATATCGTCGAATTTCCCGCAAAACTCAACTGCAAGCATTACAAGATTTATATCAAGATAGTGAAGAATAA
- a CDS encoding sulfurtransferase TusA family protein — MNLSSVSTPDAQLDLRGTPCPINFVRTKLRLEKMSPGDLLEVWLDPGEPIEQVPDSLTMAGYQVEQITDCSEYFSLLVRCPAANK, encoded by the coding sequence ATGAATCTATCTTCTGTATCTACTCCCGATGCTCAACTCGATTTGCGCGGTACTCCTTGTCCGATTAATTTTGTGCGGACAAAACTCCGCCTCGAAAAAATGTCGCCAGGAGATTTGCTCGAAGTATGGCTCGACCCCGGAGAACCAATCGAGCAAGTTCCTGATAGCTTAACAATGGCAGGCTATCAGGTAGAGCAAATTACAGACTGTAGCGAGTATTTTTCTTTGTTAGTCCGTTGTCCGGCCGCTAATAAATGA
- the dnaJ gene encoding molecular chaperone DnaJ — MARDYYEILGVSRDADKEEIKQAYRRLARKYHPDVNKEPGAEERFKEINRAYEVLSEPETRARYDRFGPEGVSGAGVGFQDMGDMGGFADIFESIFSGFAGGGMGGQTAQRRRSGPVRGDDLRLDLKLDFREAVFGGEKEIRISHLETCEACNGSGAKPGTRPRTCSTCSGSGQVRRVTRTPFGSFTQVSTCPTCNGTGSVIEDKCDACDGRGTNQVTKKLKITIPAGVDNGTRLRIGQEGDAGQRGGPPGDLYVYLFVNEDEEFQRDGINVLSEIKVSYLQAILGCRLEVNTVDGPVELIIPPGTQPNTVMKLENRGVPRLGNPVSRGDHLLTVLIDIPTKITPEERELLEKLAKIKGDRTGKGGLEGFLGNLFK, encoded by the coding sequence ATGGCCCGCGACTATTACGAAATTCTGGGTGTCTCTCGTGACGCCGACAAAGAAGAAATCAAACAAGCTTACCGCCGTTTAGCCCGTAAGTATCACCCAGATGTGAACAAAGAACCGGGCGCAGAGGAACGGTTTAAAGAAATCAACCGCGCTTATGAGGTACTCTCAGAACCAGAAACCAGGGCGCGTTATGATCGCTTTGGCCCAGAAGGTGTTTCCGGTGCTGGTGTGGGCTTTCAAGATATGGGTGATATGGGTGGTTTTGCCGATATCTTTGAAAGCATTTTCAGCGGCTTTGCTGGCGGCGGTATGGGTGGACAGACAGCGCAAAGACGTCGCAGTGGCCCAGTGCGGGGTGATGATTTACGACTAGACCTAAAGCTGGATTTCCGCGAAGCAGTATTTGGTGGTGAAAAGGAAATTCGCATTTCTCACCTCGAAACTTGCGAAGCTTGTAATGGTTCTGGCGCAAAACCAGGAACCCGTCCCCGTACTTGTTCCACTTGTAGCGGTTCCGGTCAAGTACGCCGTGTCACGAGGACACCTTTTGGCAGTTTTACACAAGTTTCCACTTGTCCGACTTGTAATGGTACTGGTTCGGTAATTGAAGATAAGTGTGATGCTTGTGACGGTCGAGGTACAAATCAAGTTACCAAAAAACTTAAAATTACAATTCCGGCTGGCGTAGATAACGGTACACGCTTACGCATAGGACAAGAAGGTGACGCAGGTCAACGTGGTGGCCCTCCTGGAGATTTGTACGTTTACCTGTTTGTCAACGAAGATGAAGAATTCCAGCGCGATGGCATTAATGTGCTTTCGGAAATCAAGGTGAGCTATTTACAAGCCATTTTAGGTTGTCGTTTGGAAGTGAATACAGTTGATGGGCCAGTGGAATTAATCATTCCCCCAGGAACACAGCCAAATACAGTGATGAAGCTCGAAAATCGTGGCGTACCGCGTTTGGGTAATCCTGTGAGTCGGGGAGATCATCTTCTAACAGTGTTAATTGATATCCCGACTAAAATCACCCCAGAGGAGAGAGAATTGCTAGAGAAGCTGGCTAAAATTAAAGGCGATCGCACTGGTAAAGGTGGTTTAGAAGGTTTCTTGGGGAATTTGTTCAAGTAA
- the dnaK gene encoding molecular chaperone DnaK produces MGKVIGIDLGTTNSCVAVLEGGQPIVIANSEGGRTTPSIVGFGKGGDRLVGQLAKRQAVTNAENTVYSIKRFIGRRWEDTEHERDRVPYNCVKGRDETVDVQIRGKNYTPQEISAMILQKLKQDAENFLGESVTQAVITVPAYFTDAQRQATKDAGTIAGLEVLRIINEPTAAALAFGLDKQDQEQLILVFDLGGGTFDVSILQLGDGVFEVKATSGNNQLGGDDFDNCIVRWMIERFQEQEKINLAQDKMALQRLREAAEKAKIELSSMGTTSINLPFITADASGPKHLETELSRSKFEELAAHLIEATIEPMIQSLKDADLKPQDIDKIILVGGSTRIPAVQNALIKFFNGKTPDRSINPDEAVALGAAIQAGVLGGEVDNLLLLDVTPLSLGIETLGEVFTKIIERNTTIPTSKSQVFSTAIDGQTSVEIHVLQGERAMARDNKSLGKFLLAGIPPAPRGVPQIEVSFEIDVNGILKVAAQDKGTGREQSIRITNTGGLSANEVERMRQEAEVFAEEDKKRKEFVELKNQADNLLVSYESTLKDNGNLIGEQMKTLAHEKFVQLQAVMSNPSISLQEFQNCLDDFQQTLFAIGADVYNRANNPNTDEGEAVSEPLLASPLENHASGTVIPQFNFDFDEEMTAQADYEAID; encoded by the coding sequence ATGGGAAAAGTTATAGGGATCGACTTAGGCACGACTAACAGTTGCGTCGCAGTTTTAGAAGGTGGTCAGCCGATTGTAATTGCCAATTCGGAAGGCGGAAGAACCACTCCTAGTATTGTGGGATTTGGCAAGGGTGGCGATCGCTTGGTCGGTCAGCTGGCAAAACGCCAAGCCGTAACTAATGCCGAAAATACAGTCTACAGTATCAAAAGATTCATCGGCCGTCGTTGGGAAGATACGGAACATGAACGCGATCGCGTTCCTTACAATTGTGTTAAAGGCCGAGATGAAACTGTTGATGTCCAGATTCGTGGCAAGAATTACACACCACAAGAAATTTCCGCGATGATTCTGCAAAAATTGAAGCAGGACGCGGAAAATTTTTTAGGAGAATCTGTCACCCAAGCCGTAATTACCGTACCAGCATATTTTACTGATGCCCAAAGACAAGCAACTAAAGATGCTGGGACAATCGCTGGTTTAGAAGTATTACGTATTATCAATGAACCGACTGCGGCGGCTTTAGCTTTTGGCTTAGATAAGCAAGACCAAGAGCAATTAATTCTCGTGTTTGACTTGGGCGGCGGTACTTTTGACGTATCGATTTTGCAACTAGGAGATGGAGTTTTTGAAGTCAAAGCAACTAGCGGCAATAATCAACTGGGTGGTGATGACTTCGATAACTGTATTGTGCGCTGGATGATTGAACGCTTCCAGGAACAAGAAAAAATTAACCTCGCCCAAGATAAGATGGCTTTGCAGCGTCTACGGGAAGCAGCAGAAAAAGCTAAAATTGAACTCTCTAGTATGGGGACTACCTCGATTAACTTGCCATTTATTACCGCCGACGCATCCGGGCCAAAGCATCTAGAGACGGAACTCAGCCGTTCTAAATTTGAAGAACTCGCAGCACATTTGATTGAGGCGACGATTGAACCAATGATTCAATCTCTCAAAGATGCTGATCTCAAACCCCAAGACATCGACAAAATTATTTTAGTTGGTGGTTCAACTAGGATTCCGGCTGTTCAAAATGCTTTAATTAAATTTTTTAACGGCAAAACGCCCGATCGCTCAATTAACCCGGATGAAGCTGTCGCATTGGGAGCCGCCATTCAAGCTGGTGTTCTCGGTGGTGAAGTTGATAATCTTTTGTTATTAGATGTCACTCCCTTGTCTTTGGGTATTGAAACCCTGGGCGAAGTATTCACCAAAATTATCGAACGTAACACCACAATTCCCACCAGCAAATCTCAAGTTTTTTCCACAGCAATTGATGGTCAAACTTCTGTAGAAATTCACGTTCTCCAAGGGGAACGGGCAATGGCAAGGGATAATAAAAGTTTAGGTAAGTTTTTGTTAGCGGGGATTCCTCCGGCTCCTCGTGGTGTTCCTCAAATTGAAGTATCTTTTGAAATTGATGTTAACGGTATCCTCAAGGTTGCGGCTCAAGATAAAGGTACCGGTCGAGAGCAAAGTATTCGGATTACTAACACTGGTGGTTTGAGTGCTAACGAAGTCGAACGGATGCGCCAAGAAGCTGAGGTTTTTGCCGAAGAAGACAAAAAACGCAAGGAGTTTGTAGAACTGAAAAACCAAGCCGATAATTTGTTAGTCAGCTACGAATCCACTTTGAAGGATAATGGCAACTTGATTGGCGAGCAGATGAAAACTTTAGCCCATGAAAAGTTTGTCCAACTGCAAGCTGTGATGAGTAATCCGAGTATTTCTCTGCAAGAATTTCAAAATTGCTTAGATGACTTCCAGCAAACCCTATTTGCGATCGGTGCTGATGTTTATAACCGCGCTAACAATCCCAATACCGATGAAGGTGAAGCAGTTTCCGAGCCATTATTAGCATCTCCATTAGAAAATCATGCCAGTGGAACTGTCATCCCTCAATTTAATTTCGATTTTGATGAGGAAATGACTGCACAAGCTGATTATGAGGCGATAGACTAA
- the grpE gene encoding nucleotide exchange factor GrpE produces MMDENKQVNNTSQQLGEPTEVKQDMMSDSPAQINSNESGSEVTEQVAATSNVSGDTAALNQEDGFAATEKTPADTAALTELTQQIESLKAQVEERSSQYMRIAADFENYRKRTSKEKEELDVQVKRNTILELLPVVDNFERARAHLKPQTDGEMTIHKSYQGVYKQLVDCLKRLGVSPMRPEGEQFDPNLHEAVMREPTDEHPEGTVLEELVRGYYIGDRVLRHAMVKVAAPKEDTLSAPEDQSSPANS; encoded by the coding sequence ATGATGGACGAAAATAAACAGGTAAACAATACAAGCCAGCAATTGGGTGAACCAACAGAGGTAAAGCAAGACATGATGAGCGACTCCCCAGCCCAAATCAACTCCAACGAATCTGGCAGCGAAGTTACTGAGCAAGTGGCAGCCACAAGCAATGTATCAGGAGATACGGCTGCGCTCAATCAAGAAGATGGCTTCGCTGCTACCGAGAAAACACCAGCAGACACGGCAGCTTTGACAGAGTTAACTCAACAAATAGAGTCTCTCAAAGCGCAAGTAGAAGAACGTAGTAGTCAGTACATGCGGATTGCGGCAGATTTTGAAAATTACCGCAAACGTACTAGCAAAGAAAAAGAAGAGCTAGACGTACAAGTGAAGCGGAATACAATTTTAGAATTACTGCCAGTGGTCGATAATTTTGAACGGGCGCGAGCGCACCTCAAGCCACAAACTGACGGTGAGATGACAATTCACAAAAGTTATCAAGGAGTTTATAAACAATTAGTGGATTGTCTGAAACGGTTGGGAGTATCACCGATGCGGCCGGAAGGTGAACAGTTTGATCCGAACCTTCATGAAGCAGTAATGCGCGAACCTACGGATGAACATCCAGAAGGAACAGTGTTAGAAGAGTTAGTACGCGGATATTATATAGGCGATCGCGTGCTACGTCATGCAATGGTCAAGGTGGCTGCTCCGAAGGAGGATACACTGTCTGCACCTGAAGATCAGTCGAGTCCAGCTAACAGTTAA
- a CDS encoding GspE/PulE family protein — protein MTQSSPQRRSTALTTRTEFSPFGSKLVQSGYVNSEQMRQALIESRKSGRPLTEVLESITGRQLSPEFLRQYKKQQLFELKILYGVESLDPEINTIGNTNVGSLIETLIPVDICRRHRLVPLSKNEDQNPPSVLVAMVDPDNLEASDDLNRILRPQGLALQRMVITQEDYQQLINQYLDDLAVKQKHLEQEKFTDINQDLENLGNLALDDAPDEMEADLGSAMKGAEDAPVINLVNRILAKALHEKVSDIHVEPQEENLRVRFRKDGVLREAFDPMPKKIIPAVTARFKIIASLDIAERRVPQDGRIRRMFEGRKVDFRVNTLPSRYGEKVVLRILDNSSTQLGLNKLITDPETLSIVQEMVSRPFGLILVTGPTGSGKTTSLYSALAEKNSPGINISTVEDPIEYSLPGITQVQVIREKGLDFATALRAFLRQDPDVLLVGETRDKETAKTAIEAALTGHLVLTTLHTNDAPGAIARLGEMGIEPFMVSSSLIGVLAQRLVRRVCPDCRIPYTPTTEELARYGLSASQEVELTFYKANTLTVEALTDAKAKNHLCPSCNGVGYKGRCGVYEVMRVTENLQTLINQEAPTERIKEVAVEEGMKTLLAYSLDLVRQGATTLEEVDRVTFTDTGLEAELKAKRKTGLTCRTCSAELQPEWLDCPYCMTPRFQD, from the coding sequence ATGACTCAATCGTCACCACAACGGCGCAGTACCGCTCTCACGACCCGAACAGAGTTTTCGCCATTCGGCAGTAAGCTAGTGCAATCTGGCTATGTTAATAGCGAACAGATGAGACAGGCACTGATTGAAAGTCGCAAATCTGGCAGACCCCTGACGGAAGTGCTGGAGTCGATCACTGGGCGACAACTATCACCGGAATTTCTTAGACAGTATAAAAAACAACAGCTATTTGAACTTAAAATACTATACGGTGTTGAATCTCTTGATCCGGAAATCAATACTATTGGCAATACCAACGTCGGCAGCCTGATTGAAACCCTGATCCCGGTTGATATTTGCCGTCGTCACCGCTTAGTACCCCTATCCAAAAACGAAGACCAAAACCCTCCCAGCGTTTTAGTGGCAATGGTCGATCCGGATAACTTAGAAGCTTCGGATGATCTCAATCGCATCTTGCGCCCCCAAGGTTTGGCATTGCAGCGGATGGTGATTACTCAAGAAGATTATCAGCAGTTAATCAACCAATATTTGGATGATTTAGCTGTGAAGCAAAAACATCTGGAACAAGAAAAGTTTACAGATATCAATCAAGATTTAGAAAATCTCGGCAATTTAGCTTTAGATGATGCTCCCGACGAGATGGAAGCTGATTTGGGATCAGCAATGAAGGGTGCAGAAGATGCTCCTGTCATCAACTTGGTGAACCGCATTCTGGCTAAGGCATTGCACGAAAAGGTTTCGGATATTCACGTTGAGCCGCAAGAAGAAAACCTTCGTGTTCGGTTTCGCAAGGATGGTGTCTTGCGTGAAGCTTTTGATCCCATGCCGAAAAAAATTATTCCAGCAGTCACGGCCAGATTTAAAATTATTGCCAGCTTAGATATTGCTGAACGGCGTGTACCTCAAGACGGACGCATTCGCCGGATGTTTGAAGGTAGAAAGGTAGACTTCCGAGTGAATACCTTGCCCAGTCGTTATGGGGAAAAGGTTGTACTGCGGATTTTGGATAACTCTTCTACCCAATTGGGATTGAATAAGTTAATCACTGATCCAGAAACCTTGAGTATTGTTCAGGAAATGGTGAGTCGTCCCTTTGGTCTGATTTTGGTAACTGGGCCAACGGGTTCTGGTAAAACAACTTCCTTGTACTCAGCATTGGCGGAAAAGAACTCACCGGGAATTAATATCAGTACAGTTGAAGACCCGATTGAGTATAGTTTGCCAGGGATTACCCAAGTACAGGTAATTCGAGAAAAAGGATTGGATTTTGCTACAGCACTGCGAGCTTTCTTGCGACAAGACCCGGATGTGTTGCTGGTGGGGGAAACGCGGGATAAAGAAACTGCCAAAACAGCGATTGAGGCAGCTTTAACCGGTCACTTAGTATTAACTACCTTACACACTAACGATGCTCCGGGTGCGATCGCTCGTTTAGGTGAAATGGGCATTGAACCATTCATGGTTTCTAGTTCCTTAATTGGTGTGTTGGCACAACGCTTGGTGCGGCGAGTCTGTCCTGACTGCCGCATTCCCTACACTCCCACAACAGAAGAACTAGCTCGCTATGGTCTATCTGCTTCTCAAGAGGTAGAACTTACCTTCTATAAAGCGAATACTTTGACAGTCGAAGCCTTAACCGATGCCAAAGCCAAAAATCATCTTTGCCCAAGCTGTAATGGTGTTGGTTACAAAGGACGTTGTGGTGTGTATGAAGTGATGCGTGTCACCGAAAACCTCCAAACCTTGATTAACCAAGAAGCACCTACCGAACGCATCAAAGAAGTGGCTGTAGAAGAAGGAATGAAAACCCTATTGGCCTACAGCTTAGATTTAGTACGTCAAGGAGCTACCACCTTAGAAGAAGTTGATCGGGTGACGTTTACCGATACAGGCTTAGAAGCAGAATTAAAAGCCAAACGTAAGACTGGCCTGACCTGTCGAACCTGTAGTGCTGAACTACAACCGGAATGGCTGGATTGTCCCTACTGTATGACACCCAGATTTCAAGATTAA
- a CDS encoding type IV pilus twitching motility protein PilT has product MEMMIEDLMEQMIEMGGSDMHLSAGLPPYFRISGKLTPIGDQVLTNDQCQRLIFSMLNNTQRKTLEQTWELDCSYGVKGLARFRVNVYKERGSYAACLRALSSKIPNFEKLGLPDVVREMAEKPRGLILVTGPTGSGKTTTLAAIIDLINRTKAEHILTVEDPIEFVYEPIKSLVHQRQLGEDTKSFANALKAALREDPDIMLVGEMRDLETISLAISAAETGHLVFGTLHTSSAAQTVDRIIDVFPHERQTQVRVQLSNSLVAVFSQTLVPKKNPKPGEYGRVMAQEILIVTPAISNLIREGKTSQIYSAIQTGGKLGMQTLEKVLADYYKAGTISFEAAMSKTSKPDEIQRLIGASTPPAGAKPGAAKAH; this is encoded by the coding sequence ATGGAAATGATGATTGAAGACTTGATGGAACAAATGATTGAAATGGGTGGTTCGGATATGCACTTATCCGCAGGTTTGCCTCCCTACTTCCGCATTAGTGGTAAACTCACACCCATTGGCGATCAAGTCTTGACCAATGATCAATGCCAAAGATTAATCTTTAGTATGCTCAACAATACCCAGCGTAAAACTCTAGAACAAACCTGGGAATTAGATTGTTCTTATGGCGTAAAAGGTTTGGCACGTTTTCGGGTGAATGTTTATAAAGAACGAGGCTCTTATGCAGCTTGTTTACGGGCGTTAAGTTCCAAAATTCCTAACTTTGAAAAATTGGGTCTACCAGATGTTGTCCGGGAAATGGCAGAGAAGCCCAGAGGCTTAATTTTGGTAACAGGCCCTACAGGTTCTGGCAAAACAACGACTCTCGCCGCCATCATTGACTTAATTAACCGTACTAAAGCAGAACATATTTTGACGGTAGAAGACCCAATTGAATTTGTGTACGAACCAATTAAAAGCTTAGTTCACCAACGACAATTGGGCGAAGATACAAAGAGTTTTGCTAACGCCTTGAAAGCCGCCCTCCGGGAAGATCCAGACATTATGCTGGTGGGGGAAATGCGGGATTTAGAAACAATTTCTTTGGCAATCTCAGCCGCAGAAACAGGTCACTTGGTATTCGGCACACTACACACTAGTTCCGCCGCCCAAACAGTTGACCGGATTATCGACGTTTTCCCCCATGAAAGACAAACTCAAGTACGAGTACAGTTATCTAACTCCCTCGTTGCCGTATTTAGCCAAACCTTAGTACCGAAGAAAAACCCCAAACCAGGGGAGTATGGTCGAGTCATGGCTCAAGAAATTCTGATTGTGACTCCGGCTATTTCTAACTTGATTCGAGAAGGTAAAACTTCGCAGATTTACTCAGCAATTCAGACAGGCGGTAAATTAGGAATGCAAACTCTGGAGAAGGTTTTAGCTGATTACTACAAAGCCGGAACTATTTCTTTTGAAGCAGCAATGTCTAAGACTTCCAAGCCAGATGAAATTCAGCGTCTGATTGGTGCATCAACACCCCCAGCCGGAGCAAAACCTGGTGCTGCTAAAGCTCATTAA
- a CDS encoding type II secretion system F family protein, producing the protein MPTFIAKIRDTQGKSRTEKIVAESLAQARNNLRDKGFVVQELKQSQGLPLSFDFKKFQNSFVSVPIKEKAVFSRQLATLVNAGVAIVRGLGVLADQCTNPKMKQALIDISNDVQSGVNLSDSMRKHPDCFDGLYVSMIQAGEVGGVLDEVLNRLAKLLEDVARLQNQIKSALAYPTVVGFIAVTIFVGMTVFLLPVFAKIFTEIGTELPPLTQFLMTCSEILRSWKSFVIIAAFVAAKFAYGQYYKTRVGRETIDRLSLKMPLFGDLIQKSSVARFSRTFGSLTRSGVPILTSLEIVRDTSGNQVIANAIDAARLEVQQGGMISLALQKANVFPAMAIQMISIGEETGELDGMLMKVADFYEDEVEQAVKALTSVLEPIMILVLGSMVGTILMSMYLPLFKVFEKLG; encoded by the coding sequence ATGCCAACCTTCATTGCCAAGATTCGAGATACTCAAGGAAAATCTCGAACTGAAAAAATAGTTGCTGAATCTTTAGCCCAAGCTCGTAATAATCTTAGAGATAAAGGTTTTGTAGTTCAAGAACTCAAACAATCTCAAGGCTTGCCACTCAGCTTTGACTTCAAAAAATTCCAGAATTCATTTGTTAGTGTTCCAATTAAAGAAAAAGCGGTTTTTTCTCGACAACTTGCTACCTTAGTCAATGCGGGAGTTGCAATTGTTAGAGGTTTAGGGGTACTAGCAGATCAGTGTACCAATCCGAAGATGAAACAAGCACTCATTGATATTAGTAATGATGTGCAGAGTGGTGTTAATCTTTCTGATTCTATGCGGAAGCATCCTGATTGTTTTGATGGTTTGTATGTCAGTATGATTCAAGCTGGCGAAGTTGGGGGGGTGTTAGATGAAGTACTCAATCGTTTAGCGAAATTATTGGAAGATGTAGCGAGATTGCAAAACCAAATTAAATCAGCACTAGCTTATCCAACGGTGGTAGGTTTTATTGCTGTGACTATCTTTGTTGGGATGACAGTTTTTCTTTTACCTGTTTTTGCAAAAATATTCACAGAAATAGGTACAGAATTACCTCCTTTAACACAATTCTTGATGACTTGTAGCGAAATTTTAAGAAGTTGGAAATCTTTTGTGATTATTGCTGCATTTGTTGCAGCAAAATTTGCCTATGGGCAGTACTATAAAACTCGTGTTGGTAGAGAAACTATTGACCGTTTATCTCTCAAAATGCCCTTATTTGGTGATTTGATTCAAAAATCTTCTGTAGCCAGATTTAGTCGGACTTTTGGTTCTTTGACTCGTTCAGGCGTGCCGATTTTGACTTCCTTAGAAATTGTCCGAGATACATCAGGAAATCAAGTTATTGCGAATGCGATAGATGCTGCCCGTTTAGAAGTTCAACAAGGCGGAATGATTAGTCTTGCTCTCCAAAAAGCGAATGTCTTTCCGGCAATGGCAATCCAAATGATTAGTATTGGTGAAGAAACGGGAGAATTGGATGGGATGTTAATGAAAGTCGCTGATTTCTATGAAGATGAAGTTGAGCAAGCAGTAAAAGCCCTAACTAGTGTTCTTGAACCAATCATGATTTTGGTTTTAGGAAGTATGGTTGGTACTATTTTGATGTCGATGTATTTGCCACTATTCAAGGTGTTTGAAAAGCTGGGATAA